From Mytilus edulis chromosome 8, xbMytEdul2.2, whole genome shotgun sequence, one genomic window encodes:
- the LOC139484063 gene encoding uncharacterized protein: MSAAVENINKSVAEKQKQIIVIQEDRDNKKHAIHELQSHLKQMQKTVLDLQRMNAQQKGLIQNQEEIISTVRCEKDELQTRLSSVAGEKLTKGNPSITDLGDPNRPMKISEKYGELYDNEWTDAMDNNKAVNECYKGLADSEIEEIIIRHLHRLLKCCYKECLAKSDEQIQTLGKAFAETMCLTIDSEEEILSLPVCKEASMFRRAKSVDFANFLFENKILCQNVMDDWNYKYKNEKVMGLLMSSSFFEKCVYICWSMAIQDPVMYLDGDVPAETQIDKNTYKEFVKSGNTVAFVVWPALFLHKDGPLLYKGVVQAYWK; encoded by the exons AAAACATGCAATCCACGAATTGCAAAGTCATCTTAAGCAAATGCAAAAAACTGTATTAGACCTTCAGAGGATGAATGCACAACAAAAAGGATTAATTCAAAACCAAGAGGAAATTATTTCAACAGTAAGATGTGAGAAAGATGAGTTGCAAACAAG acttagCAGTGTTGCTGGAGAGAAATTGACAAAAGGCAATCCATCAATTACGGATCTTGGAGATCCAAATAGGCCAATGAAAATCAGTGAGAAGTACGGCGAATTGTACGACAACGAATGGACGGATGCTATGGATAATAACAAAGCTGTCAATGAATGTTATAAAGGTCTGGCTGATTCGGAAATAGAAGAAATTATCATACGTCATCTTCATAGATTATTAAAG TGCTGCTACAAGGAATGCTTAGCAAAGTCTGACGaacaaattcaaacacttggAAAGGCGTTCGCAGAAACAATGTGTTTAACAATCGATTCG GAAGAAGAAATTCTCAGCTTGCCTGTATGCAAAGAAGCATCAATGTTTAGAAGAGCGAAATCGGTGGACTTTGCAAACTTCCTCTTTGAAAACAAG ATTCTTTGCCAAAATGTAATGGATGACTGGAACTAcaagtataaaaatgaaaaagttatggGGCTATTGATGAGTTCATCTTTCTTTGAAAAATGTGTCTATATCTGTTGGAGTATGGCAATACAGGACCCCGTGATGTATTTAGATGGAGACGTTCCAGCCGAAACACAAATTGATAAGAACACTTATAAAGAATTTGTCAAGAGTGGAAATACAGTAGCCTTTGTAGTGTGGCCAGCATTGTTTTTACACAAAGATGGACCATTACTTTACAAAGGAGTTGTACAAGCTTACTGGAAGTAG